From one Lolium rigidum isolate FL_2022 chromosome 4, APGP_CSIRO_Lrig_0.1, whole genome shotgun sequence genomic stretch:
- the LOC124649208 gene encoding protein NETWORKED 4B-like, translated as MKGSKVTQSRKSRSWWWDSHISPENSKWLSENLQEMETQVAEMLGLVEEEGESPAEKAEVYYQERPVLVAHIKNFCRMYRALAERYDNVTGELRKNIPSSLQSHGSGGISESDSETRSPSPSAEPDVEDKKGSDGSSSSSESESELDDAKEENGNSMFYALSQRIIELEDELHEARGKLDALEEKNMHSQNFGASSEGSEHDEKLQVSNVEIENCLEKDLEENNSEKEALEAVLLLKNETDGLKEAMASAAKQFEIELAHRDLEVDKCKEELRELSAKYLHDKSALEAETGRLQAVITNYEGELARLSQEKLQLGCRIEELEQAACSLDYSASEMVKLQEVIKNTKAELEEVSLEKAETIMNLEAELEIALQEKSVLQDRIKELEKVVCESLDKHSLEKSALSAEVLTLSEANTSLESKLASMEEELRQAYADKAQESMNSEKQICGLNQDLANLTSKIEVMLSEKATVDNKLATLLTDITSRDDKMKQMTADAAVVHKSLSELRARVSELEELVEKQKLAISESAEGKREAIRQLCFSLDHYRSGYQQLRQMLQQGHRRPLALMAA; from the exons ATGAAGGGATCAAAAGTGACACAGTCAAGGAAATCCCGCTCATGGTGGTGGGATAGCCACATCAGTCCAGAAAACTCCAAGTGGCTCTCTGAGAACTTACAAg AGATGGAGACGCAAGTGGCAGAGATGCTGGGACTTGTTGAGGAGGAAGGTGAATCGCCTGCAGAAAAGGCTGAGGTGTATTACCAAGAACGGCCCGTGCTTGTTGCCCATATCAAGAATTTCTGCCGCATGTATCGTGCCCTTGCTGAGCGGTATGACAATGTAACTGGAGAATTGCGCAAAAATATCCCATCATCGCTGCAGTCACATGGCTCTGGTGGTATCTCTGAATCAGATTCTGAGACACGGTCTCCCTCTCCATCCGCAGAGCCTGACGTGGAAGACAAGAAGGGGAGTGATGGGTCGTCTTCATCTTCAGAATCTGAGTCAGAGCTTGATGATGCCAAAGAAGAAAATGGCAACAGCATGTTTTATGCCTTGAGCCAAAGAATTATTGAGCTTGAAGATGAGCTTCATGAAGCAAGAGGAAAACTTGACGCCTTAGAGGAAAAGAACATGCATTCCCAAAATTTTGGTGCTAGCTCAGAAGGGTCTGAACATGACGAAAAACTGCAGGTTTCAAATGTGGAAATCGAAAATTGTCTTGAGAAGGATCTTGAAGAAAACAACAGTGAGAAGGAAGCATTGGAAGCTGTGCTGTTGTTGAAAAACGAGACTGATGGGCTGAAGGAAGCAATGGCTTCAGCAGCTAAGCAGTTTGAAATTGAATTGGCGCATCGTGATCTTGAAGTTGACAAGTGCAAGGAGGAGCTTAGAGAACTTTCAGCAAAGTATCTGCATGATAAATCTGCTCTTGAGGCTGAGACTGGAAGGCTCCAGGCAGTAATCACAAATTACGAAGGTGAGCTAGCAAGATTGTCACAGGAGAAGTTGCAGCTGGGGTGTCGCATTGAAGAGCTTGAACAGGCAGCATGCAGCTTAGATTATTCAGCTTCCGAGATGGTGAAGCTGCAAGAAGTAATAAAGAATACAAAAGCAGAATTAGAAGAAGTTTCACTGGAGAAAGCAGAAACCATCATGAACCTGGAAGCGGAGCTAGAAATAGCCTTACAAGAGAAATCAGTACTTCAGGACCGTATCAAGGAGCTGGAGAAGGTGGTGTGTGAGTCTTTGGACAAACATTCGCTTGAGAAGTCTGCTCTTAGTGCTGAAGTTTTAACACTATCAGAggccaatacctctctcgaaagcaagcttgcatccatggaagaaGAGCTTAGGCAAGCTTATGCTGACAAGGCACAAGAATCCATGAACAGCGAGAAGCAAATCTGTGGGCTGAATCAAGACCTTGCCAACCTTACAAGCAAGATCGAAGTGATGTTATCCGAGAAAGCCACAGTTGATAACAAGCTGGCCACTCTATTAACTGACATCACGTCACGTGATGATAAGATGAAACAGATGACGGCAGATGCCGCTGTTGTGCACAAATCCCTGTCGGAGCTGCGTGCCCGGGTTTCTGAGCTTGAGGAACTGGTGGAGAAGCAAAAGCTTGCCATCTCTGAGAGTGCCGAGGGGAAGCGCGAGGCAATCAGGCAGCTGTGCTTCTCTCTTGATCACTACCGCAGCGGGTATCAGCAGCTCCGCCAGATGCTGCAGCAGGGGCACAGGAGACCATTGGCGCTGATGGCAGCCTGA